One genomic segment of Labrus bergylta chromosome 17, fLabBer1.1, whole genome shotgun sequence includes these proteins:
- the casp17 gene encoding caspase-3, producing the protein MPQWRGLMEHRGERNRALLVSVAQFDPGVTLKNRPGANKDTKKLHNVLSKLGFKVKIHNDLSADEIDQLFLKESRRPVNDCFLAVLSSHGEEGCVFGADGKPVQLSKIFSYFDNECMETKAKLFLIQACRGGALDDGVEVDSAGDSFSQQLCVPVDTAAMYATAPGYGAFMHPLGSVFLQTFCTLLKEEGNRNLELTRLLTRLSHRVAYTFQAKGRVLGGKKEMPCLVTRLTREVFPFAEPGKEGGAVAGLSATSLVDPESTRTRAPSIS; encoded by the exons atgCCACAGTGGAGAGGACTGATGGAGCACAGGGGGGAGAGAAACCGGGCCCTGTTAGTGTCCGTGGCTCAGTTTGACCCCGGGGTGACCCTGAAGAACAGACCCGGAGccaacaaggacacaaagaagCTGCACAACGTCCTCAGCAAGCTCGGCTTCAAGGTGAAGATCCACAACGACCTGAGTGCAGACGAGATCGACCAGCTGTTTCTTAaag agaGCAGGCGGCCTGTCAACGACTGTTTCCTCGCCGTCTTGTCGTCTCACGGCGAGGAGGGCTGCGTGTTTGGGGCCGATGGGAAACCGGTCCAACTGTCAAAGATCTTCTCCTACTTTGACAACGAATGCATGGAGACGAAGGCCAAGCTGTTCCTCATAcag gcgTGTCGGGGTGGCGCTCTGGATGACGGCGTGGAGGTGGATTCAGCAGGTGACAGCTTctctcagcagctctgtgttccTGTAGATACAGCTGCGATGTACGCCACAGCTCCAG GTTATGGAGCGTTCATGCACCCGCTCGGCTCCGTCTTCCTGCAGACTTTCTGCACTTtactgaaggaggaggggaatCGTAACCTGGAGCTGACCCGCCTCCTGACCCGCCTCTCCCACAGAGTCGCCTACACCTTCCAGGCCAAAGGTCGCGTCCTGGGCGGGAAGAAAGAGATGCCGTGCCTCGTGACGCGACTGACAAGAGAAGTGTTCCCATTCGCCGAGCCGGGGAAAGAAGGCGGGGCCGTAGCAGGGCTCTCGGCCACATCGCTGGTCGACCCTGAAAGCACCCGAACGCGGGCTCCGTCGATCAGCTAG